The Pelmatolapia mariae isolate MD_Pm_ZW linkage group LG10_11, Pm_UMD_F_2, whole genome shotgun sequence genome includes a region encoding these proteins:
- the plac8l1 gene encoding PLAC8-like protein 1, with product MEDATVTHHAEPLVTIPLTSELQEEEGEKVGVFTAPSTSVLQEEEGEKVGVFSTPSASALEEEEGEEVGVLTTDSAIVFQEKEVGWVTTRSEDNWGSNKAPAALEPVVTQPGLGITKTTITTITQTGGDWSTGLLDVCRDKTTCILGALVPCCLDLSLAHQYGECLCMPLLPGSTFAIRVGIRERYKIRGSVCEDWTTVYCCYPLAVCQMIREMKWRMKTQTYHVSTTLECS from the exons ATGGAGGATGCAACAGTCACACACca TGCAGAACCGTTAGTAACCATACCTCTAACATCAGAATTACAagaggaagagggggaaaaggTGGGGGTGTTCACCGCACCTTCAACATCTGTATTACAAGAGGAAGAAGGGGAAAAAGTGGGGGTGTTCAGCACACCTTCAGCATCAGCATTAGAAGAGGAAGAAGGGGAAGAAGTGGGGGTGCTCACTACAGACTCAGCAATAGTATTTCAAGAGAAGGAAGTGGGGTGGGTCACTACAAGAAGTGAAGATAATTGGGGGTCAAACAAAGCCCCTGCTGCGTTGGAACCAGTAGTGACGCAGCCCGGTCTTGGCATCACCaaaaccaccatcaccaccatcacgCAGACTGGAGGGGACTGGAGCACTGGCCTACTTGATGTCTGCAGAGACAAGACAACAT GTATTCTCGGGGCTCTCGTGCCGTGCTGTTTAGACCTGAGTTTAGCTCACCAATATGGGGAGTGTCTGTGCATGCCTCTACTACCAGGATCCACTTTTGCCATACGAGTTGGGATCAGGGAGCGCTACAAGATACGG GGAAGTGTGTGTGAGGACTGGACTACAGTGTATTGCTGTTACCCTCTGGCTGTATGTCAGATGATAAGAGAAATGAAGTGGAGGATGAAGACTCAGACATATCATGTGTCTACTACACTCGAATGCTCCTAA
- the LOC134636876 gene encoding leucine--tRNA ligase, cytoplasmic-like, which translates to MTERKGTAKLDFLRKIELEIQEKWERERTFEQDAPTTVGESTNKNKYLVTFPYPYMNGRLHLGHTFSLSKCEFAVGYQSLKGKKCLFPFGLHCTGMPIKACADKLKREMELYGNPPQFPEEEEEEKQQQTTSDEIIIKDKAKGKKSKAVAKSGSSALQWDIMRSLGLTDQEIVKFADAEHWLDYFPPLAVKDLKGLGVKVDWRRSFITTDVNPFYDSFVRWQFVTLKERKKIKFGKRYTIYCPKDGQPCMDHDRQTGEGVGPQEYTLIKMKVVEPYTAKFKSKVFYSSGMKGKNIFLVAATLRPETMFGQTNCWVRPDMKYVAFETTNGDVFISTRRAARNMSFQGFTKENGVVPVIMEVLGQDILGCALSAPLTSYNIIYALPMLTIKEDKGTGVVTSVPSDAPDDIAALRDIKKKQALREKYGIEDKMVLPFEPIPIIEIPGYGNLSAPLVCDELKIQSQNDKEKLAEAKEKVYLKGFYEGIMLVEGYKGQKVQDVKKPIQKMMVERGEAMIYMEPEKRVMSRSADECVVALCDQWYLDYGDAEWKQQTNEALKSLETFCEETRRNFEATLDWLQEHACSRTYGLGTRLPWDEQWLIESLSDSTIYMAYYTVAHLLQGGVLNGQGESPLGIKPEQMTREVWDFIFFKTSPFPKTNIPKEHLQRLRREFEYWYPVDVRVSGKDLVPNHLSYYLYNHVAMWPKDNGKWPQAVRANGHLLLNSEKMSKSTGNFLTLSQAIDKFSADGMRLALADAGDTVEDANFVETMADAGILRLYTWVEWVKEMIANQNNLRTGPADTFNDRVFASEMNAGILKTEQYYERMMYKEALKSGFFEFQAAKDKYRELAIEGMHRDLVFQFIERQTLLLAPICPHLCEYTWGLLGKTGSLMKASWPVAGPVDEVLIRSSQYLMETAHDLRLRLKAYMLPPKSKKGDSKPPAKPSHCTIYVAKSYPPWQHSALSLLGKHYKNNNGALPDNKVIASELGALPELKKYMKRVMPFVAMIKENLEKNGPRVLDLELEFDERAVLMENLVYLTNSLELEQIDILFASEADDKVKEDCCPGKPFSVFRSEPGVSVSLVNPQPCNGMFSTKVDVRQGDTRDSIVRRLAKVNRLIKDLSRVKLMRYEDPLLGPRRLPVLGQEEQGKLLISNKSVFNINLEEKKVTLADNGLTVDIGDTLVYLVH; encoded by the exons gggagagaacaTTTGAGCAAGATGCACCGACAACAGTCGGGGAAAGTACAAA TAAAAACAAGTACCTGGTCACCTTTCCCTATCCTTACATGAATGGCCGTTTGCACCTTGGCCATACATTCAGTTTGTCAAAATGTGAG TTTGCTGTTGGTTACCAGTCTCTTAAGGGAAAGAAATGCCTCTTTCCATTCGGGTTGCACTGTACAGGAATGCCGATCAAA GCCTGTGCAGACAAGCTGAAGAGAGAGATGGAGTTGTATGGAAACCCTCCACAGTTtccagaggaggaggaagaagagaaacaACAGCAAACAACATCTGATGAAATCATTATCAAGGACAAAGCAAAAGGCAAAAAG AGTAAAGCAGTGGCCAAATCTGGATCCTCCGCTTTGCAGTGGGACATCATGAGGTCTCTGGGCTTAACTGACCAGGAGATTGTCAAGTTTGCTGATGCTGAACACTGGCTGGATTACTTCCCTCCTTTGGCTGTCAAAGATCTCAAAGGGTTGGGAGTCAAG GTGGACTGGAGGCGTTCATTCATCACCACAGACGTGAACCCCTTCTACGACTCATTTGTCAGGTGGCAGTTTGTTACTctaaaagagaggaaaaagatcAAATTTGGTAAAAG GTATACCATCTACTGTCCCAAGGATGGACAACCATGCATGGAccatgacagacagacaggagaG GGAGTTGGACCTCAGGAATACACCCTGATCAAGATGAAGGTCGTTGAACCCTACACAGCAAAATTCAAATCCAAGGTTTTTTATAGCAG CGGTATGAAAGGCAAAAACATCTTCCTGGTGGCTGCTACACTTAGACCAGAGACCATGTTTGGTCAGACCAACTGCTGGGTGAGACCTGACATGAAGTATGTTGCTTTTGAGACAACCAATGGGGACGTCTTCATCTCCACCAGAAGGGCTGCCAGGAATATGTCTTTCCAGGGCTTCACCAAGGAAAATGGAGTGGTGCCAGTAATAATGGAAGTACTGGGACAG GATATCCTCGGCTGTGCCCTAAGTGCTCCTCTGACCTCCTATAACATCATCTATGCTCTCCCTATGCTCACCATCAAGGAGGATAAAG GTACTGGGGTAGTTACCAGTGTACCATCTGATGCTCCTGATGACATTGCTGCTCTCAGGGACATCAAGAAAAAACAG GCGCTGCGGGAGAAGTATGGAATTGAGGACAAGATGGTTCTGCCTTTTGAGCCG ATCCCTATCATTGAGATTCCAGGATATGGCAACCTGTCTGCTCCTCTGGTGTGTGATGAGCTGAAGATCCAGAGCCAGAATGACAAGGAGAAACTGGCTGAAGCCAAGGAGAAGGTTTATCTGAAGGGATTTTATGAAGGG ATCATGCTTGTGGAAGGCTACAAGGGCCAGAAGGTCCAGGATGTCAAGAAGCCCATCCAGAAGATGATGGTTGAAAGg GGAGAGGCCATGATCTATATGGAGCCAGAAAAGCGGGTCATGTCACGTTCAGCTGACGAGTGTGTGGTGGCTCTTTGTGACCAGTG GTATTTGGATTATGGGGATGCTGAGTGGAAGCAGCAGACCAATGAAGCCCTGAAGTCTTTGGAAAC ATTTTGTGAGGAGACCAGAAGAAACTTTGAGGCAACTTTGGACTGGCTGCAGGAGCATGCCTGCTCACGTACCTATGGTCTTG GAACGCGGCTGCCTTGGGACGAGCAGTGGCTGATTGAGTCCCTATCAGACTCCACCATCTACATGGCTTACTACACCGTAGCCCACCTTCTGCAGGGAGGTGTGCTTAACGGCCAAGGAGAGTCACCACTGGGCATCAA GCCAGAGCAGATGACTAGAGAGGTGTGGGACTTCATCTTCTTTAAGACTTCTCCTTTCCCTAAGACCAACATCCCTAAAGAGCATCTGCAGAGGCTTAGGAGGGAGTTTGAGTACTGGTACCCTGTGGATGTCCGTGTATCTGGCAAAGACCTGGTGCCCAACCATTTGTCATACTACCTGTACAACCATGTGGCCATGTGGCCCAAAGACAA cgGGAAGTGGCCACAAGCAGTGCGAGCTAATGGACATCTGCTCCTCAACTCTGAAAAG ATGTCCAAATCAACTGGAAATTTCCTCACTCTCAGCCAAGCCATTGACAAGTTTTCAGCAGACG GTATGCGTCTGGCTCTAGCGGATGCTGGGGACACAGTGGAGGATGCTAACTTTGTAGAGACCATGGCTGATGCTGGCATCCTGCGCCTCTACACCTGGGTGGAATGGGTGAAGGAGATGATCGCCAACCAGAACAACCTGAGGACGGGACCTGCAGACACCTTTAATGATCGAGTTTTTGCCAG TGAGATGAATGCAGGCATCCTGAAGACAGAGCAGTACTATGAGAGAATGATGTACAAGGAGGCTTTGAAAAGTGGCTTTTTCGAATTTCAG GCAGCCAAAGATAAGTATCGGGAGCTGGCCATCGAAGGCATGCACAGAGACCTTGTCTTCCAGTTCATAGAAAGGCAAACTCTGCTGCTGGCCCCCATCTGCCCGCATCTTTGTGAATACACTTGGGGTCTGCTTGGCAAG ACTGGTTCTCTGATGAAGGCATCATGGCCTGTGGCCGGGCCCGTGGACGAGGTTCTGATTCGTTCCTCTCAATATTTGATGGAAACTGCTCACGACCTTCGTCTTCGCCTCAAAGCCTACATGCTTCCGCCTAAAAGCAAG AAAGGTGACTCCAAGCCTCCAGCCAAGCCCTCCCACTGCACCATCTATGTGGCCAAGAGCTACCCTCCATGGCAGCACAGTGCCTTATCCCTGCTCGGCAAGCACTACAAG AACAACAATGGGGCCCTTCCGGACAACAAAGTGATAGCGAGTGAACTAGGCGCTCTGCCGGAACTGAAGAAATACATGAAGAGAGTCATGCCTTTTGTAGCCATGATCAAG gagAACCTGGAAAAGAATGGACCCAGAGTTTTGGATTTGGAGCTGGAATTTGATGAGCGAGCAGTTCTCATGGAGAACCTGGTCTACTTGACTAATTCTTTGGAG TTGGAGCAGATTGACATCTTGTTTGCTTCTGAGGCTGATGACAAAGTGAAGGAGGACTGTTGCCCAGGGAAACCGTTCAGTGTTTTCAGATCAGAG CCTGGAGTTTCTGTGTCCTTGGTCAACCCTCAGCCGTGCAATGGCATGTTTTCTACAAAGGTTGACGTCCGACAGGGGGACACCAGAGACAGCATCGTCCGCAGGCTAGCCAAGGTCAACAGACTCATTAAAG ATCTGTCCAGAGTCAAGTTGATGAGGTATGAGGACCCTTTGCTCGGCCCTCGCCGGCTGCCTGTCCTGGGACAGGAGGAACAAGGCAAACTGCTCATCTCCAACAAATCTGTGTTCAACATCAATCTGGAGGAAAAGAAGGTCACTCTGGCTGACAACGGCCTCACTGTAGACATTGGCGACACTCTGGTTTATCTGGTTCATTAG